One part of the Bdellovibrio bacteriovorus genome encodes these proteins:
- a CDS encoding 4-hydroxythreonine-4-phosphate dehydrogenase PdxA, with translation MSKLRIALTTGDVDGIGFEVTAKALHHLGPQKGVQFLLWRPDGASQKYLKLIDQKFERITVDDLFQALEIEGPYLIDIASDLAPAKWVELSAKACLKKEIHALATAPLSKTSIKAAGFKDLGHTDILKRLSRAKHVHMGFVGEKFNVVLATAHLPVKEITKHLSFSVLAEALINANELRKKLPTAQAKKPIGVLGLNPHAGEAGLIGQEELLFFPELVSFAKEKKIPFEGPLVPDAAFFPENWKKYSVYLSLYHDQGLIPFKMIHGQDSGVHMTLGIPFVRTSVDHGTAKDIFGKNKANPHSMIDAVRWAVKLARL, from the coding sequence ATGAGTAAACTTCGAATCGCTCTTACGACCGGGGATGTGGATGGCATTGGCTTTGAGGTCACTGCCAAGGCTCTGCATCACCTGGGCCCGCAAAAGGGCGTGCAGTTTCTGTTGTGGCGTCCGGATGGCGCTTCACAAAAGTATTTGAAACTGATTGATCAGAAATTCGAGCGCATCACCGTGGATGACCTTTTCCAGGCTCTGGAAATCGAAGGTCCTTACCTGATAGATATTGCCTCGGACCTGGCACCTGCGAAATGGGTGGAATTAAGCGCCAAGGCCTGCCTGAAGAAAGAAATTCACGCGCTGGCCACAGCCCCCTTGTCCAAAACTTCAATCAAAGCGGCGGGCTTTAAAGACCTTGGACACACGGACATCTTAAAAAGACTTTCCAGAGCCAAACATGTGCACATGGGTTTTGTCGGTGAAAAGTTTAACGTGGTCCTGGCCACCGCACATCTGCCGGTGAAAGAGATTACCAAGCACTTAAGTTTCAGCGTGCTGGCCGAAGCCCTGATCAACGCCAATGAACTCAGAAAAAAGCTTCCGACCGCCCAGGCTAAAAAACCCATCGGTGTTCTGGGGCTCAACCCCCATGCCGGCGAGGCTGGGTTGATCGGGCAGGAAGAGCTTTTGTTTTTCCCGGAGCTTGTAAGTTTTGCCAAAGAAAAGAAGATTCCGTTTGAAGGACCGCTGGTTCCGGATGCAGCCTTCTTCCCGGAAAACTGGAAAAAATACTCGGTGTATTTGAGCCTGTATCATGATCAGGGGCTGATTCCGTTTAAAATGATTCACGGGCAGGACAGTGGCGTGCATATGACCCTGGGAATCCCGTTTGTTCGCACCAGCGTGGACCACGGGACGGCCAAAGACATCTTTGGTAAGAACAAAGCCAACCCTCATTCGATGATTGATGCCGTTCGCTGGGCGGTAAAATTAGCTCGACTCTAG
- a CDS encoding peptidylprolyl isomerase: MKFSKSPALTGLFIFMSLALAGCPSSYQKLSTKPVEKVNDHVLTSKQFANQLARRLRNFDALAAKDPNNIHRIKEEILRDFLVKSLTLDWARAQSIVISENTLDKEVDKLRANYPDDLSFRRALALENLSFSEWREELRYSLVEREVFKKINEKVKAPTEEEIKRYYEDNKDRYKRKERVYLRQIVVDEDAKADAIKVDLKTGDFAELARKYSITPEAKQGGVVGWIEKGTVDYFDPLFNVGSGVQTIKSPFGIHLIRVEKKAPASTLSLEEVKPQIIRALRAQREQAEYVAWLDAQLRSSKVLKDYELMNSIKVDTRGTND; this comes from the coding sequence ATGAAATTTTCAAAGAGCCCCGCACTGACGGGGCTTTTTATTTTTATGAGCCTCGCTTTGGCGGGATGTCCATCAAGCTATCAGAAACTCTCCACCAAACCCGTGGAGAAGGTGAACGACCACGTTCTGACCTCCAAGCAGTTTGCCAACCAGCTGGCACGAAGGCTTAGAAATTTCGACGCCCTGGCGGCGAAGGATCCCAACAACATCCATCGCATTAAAGAAGAAATTCTGCGCGACTTCCTGGTGAAAAGCCTGACGCTGGACTGGGCAAGGGCTCAGAGCATCGTGATTTCGGAAAACACCCTGGATAAAGAAGTCGACAAACTGCGCGCGAACTATCCGGATGACCTTTCTTTCCGCCGGGCCCTGGCTTTGGAGAATCTGTCATTCTCGGAATGGCGTGAAGAGCTGAGATATTCCCTGGTCGAGCGCGAGGTCTTTAAAAAGATCAACGAAAAGGTCAAAGCACCGACAGAAGAAGAGATCAAACGCTACTACGAAGACAACAAGGACCGCTACAAACGCAAAGAACGGGTGTACCTGCGCCAGATCGTGGTGGACGAGGACGCGAAAGCTGATGCCATCAAGGTGGACCTGAAAACCGGTGATTTTGCGGAGCTTGCCCGGAAGTATTCCATCACACCTGAAGCCAAGCAGGGCGGGGTTGTCGGCTGGATTGAAAAAGGCACGGTGGACTACTTTGATCCCCTGTTTAATGTCGGCTCCGGCGTGCAAACAATCAAAAGTCCATTCGGAATCCATCTGATTCGGGTGGAAAAAAAGGCCCCAGCTTCCACATTGTCCCTGGAAGAGGTCAAACCACAGATTATCCGGGCGCTTCGCGCACAACGCGAGCAGGCGGAATACGTGGCATGGCTTGATGCCCAGCTCAGAAGTAGTAAAGTCTTAAAGGACTATGAACTGATGAATTCCATCAAGGTGGATACACGAGGAACCAATGATTAA
- the atpB gene encoding F0F1 ATP synthase subunit A, producing MSFNWTQLVPGVGHEYAHVATLGIATVAAVGIGAAARASLGKGEAAVLPASKFSLRGIFELLTEMTSGLADMVIGEHGKHYIPFFASVFFFILFNNLLGMIPGMTPATENMNTTFGFGVLMFLFYNFQGVKENGPIAYLKHFMGPVIFLAPLMFVIEIVSHIVRPFSLGLRLANVMMGDHTVLSVFLDLVPIGVPIPFYVMGLFVCFVQAFVFTLLSMVYVAFAIAHDH from the coding sequence ATGTCATTTAACTGGACACAATTGGTTCCGGGTGTTGGTCACGAGTACGCACACGTTGCGACTCTGGGTATTGCCACTGTAGCAGCAGTTGGTATCGGTGCAGCTGCACGTGCTTCTCTGGGTAAAGGTGAAGCCGCTGTATTGCCAGCAAGCAAGTTCTCTTTGCGTGGTATCTTCGAGCTTCTGACGGAGATGACTTCCGGTCTGGCTGACATGGTTATCGGCGAGCACGGCAAACACTACATCCCGTTCTTTGCTTCCGTGTTCTTCTTCATCTTGTTCAACAACTTGTTGGGCATGATCCCGGGTATGACTCCGGCGACTGAAAACATGAACACCACATTCGGTTTCGGTGTGTTGATGTTCCTGTTCTATAACTTCCAGGGTGTTAAAGAAAACGGACCAATCGCTTACCTTAAGCACTTCATGGGTCCGGTTATTTTCCTGGCTCCGTTGATGTTTGTGATCGAGATCGTTTCCCACATCGTTCGCCCCTTCTCTTTGGGTCTTCGTCTTGCGAACGTAATGATGGGTGACCACACGGTTCTTTCCGTGTTCCTTGATCTGGTTCCAATCGGTGTACCAATTCCATTCTATGTAATGGGATTGTTCGTATGCTTTGTTCAGGCTTTTGTATTTACTTTGCTTTCAATGGTCTACGTGGCATTCGCGATTGCACACGATCACTAA
- a CDS encoding ATP synthase F0 subunit C: MKKMIIAAIAMFASSSAFAQEAAVAVTETVVANSDRGLVAIAAALAISISVFAGAMAQGKTASTALEGIARNPAASGKLLIPMILGLALIESLVIYALIIALGLK; encoded by the coding sequence ATGAAAAAAATGATCATCGCAGCTATCGCTATGTTCGCATCTTCTTCCGCTTTCGCTCAAGAAGCAGCTGTTGCAGTTACTGAAACTGTAGTTGCTAACTCTGACCGCGGTCTTGTTGCTATCGCAGCAGCTCTTGCAATCTCTATCTCTGTATTCGCAGGTGCAATGGCTCAAGGTAAAACTGCTTCCACAGCTTTGGAAGGTATCGCTCGTAACCCAGCGGCTTCTGGTAAGCTTTTGATCCCAATGATCTTGGGTCTAGCTCTTATCGAATCCCTAGTAATCTACGCTTTGATCATCGCTTTGGGCTTGAAATAA
- a CDS encoding peptidylprolyl isomerase yields MINLLFALLVATPSHAEIVEKTVAIVNSELVLESDFKDLVKRIPKQGMVDESLLFDKPATSLIGNRKAQLDYLINEKILQSEIKRLNLTVTNDRVESELKEMARKNQVSETELAKVIQQQGVSMDDYRRFLKDSIEKRSLMDAEIISKLRISDEDALNEYLKTNPNNRPSIDEFSVSHIFFNPKKGGAEASIKRAETVLGKLRSGENFENLAQQFSEDPNFSTGGALGTFKSGDFLPEIEEAISSLKVNETTPIVKSRMGFHIVKLTGKKLTTDPKFERAKDKIKAQLLEASFKRQLKNWLQSKRDESFIRINE; encoded by the coding sequence ATGATTAATCTTCTTTTTGCTTTGCTAGTGGCTACACCAAGTCATGCCGAGATTGTGGAAAAAACTGTGGCTATCGTGAATAGCGAACTGGTTTTGGAATCTGATTTCAAGGACCTGGTAAAACGCATTCCAAAACAGGGCATGGTTGATGAGTCCTTGTTGTTTGATAAACCAGCCACCAGTCTGATTGGGAACCGCAAAGCGCAACTGGATTACCTGATCAATGAAAAGATCCTGCAATCTGAAATCAAACGCCTGAACCTGACCGTGACCAACGACCGCGTGGAATCCGAATTAAAAGAAATGGCCCGCAAAAACCAGGTCAGCGAAACGGAACTTGCCAAGGTGATCCAGCAGCAGGGTGTTTCCATGGATGACTATCGCCGCTTCCTGAAAGACAGCATTGAAAAACGCTCTTTGATGGACGCCGAGATCATTTCCAAGCTGCGTATTTCTGACGAAGACGCGCTGAACGAATACCTGAAGACCAATCCGAACAACCGTCCTTCCATCGATGAGTTCTCGGTGTCTCATATCTTCTTCAACCCGAAAAAAGGCGGCGCGGAAGCTTCCATCAAGCGCGCGGAAACCGTGCTGGGTAAACTTCGCAGCGGCGAAAACTTTGAAAACCTGGCGCAGCAGTTCAGTGAAGATCCCAATTTCTCCACCGGTGGCGCTCTGGGCACCTTTAAATCCGGCGATTTCCTTCCGGAAATTGAAGAGGCTATTTCCAGCCTGAAGGTGAACGAGACCACTCCGATCGTGAAATCCCGCATGGGTTTCCACATCGTAAAACTGACGGGTAAAAAACTGACCACGGATCCGAAATTTGAGCGCGCTAAAGACAAAATCAAAGCGCAGCTTCTGGAGGCCAGCTTCAAACGTCAGTTGAAAAACTGGCTGCAGTCCAAACGTGATGAGTCCTTCATCCGTATCAATGAGTAA
- the gyrA gene encoding DNA gyrase subunit A translates to MENNQEEKGVTLVDISKEMRGAYLQYSMSVIVGRALPDVRDGLKPVHRRVLFAQSEMNNRHNRPYLKSARVVGDVIGKYHPHGDASVYDTMVRMAQDFSLRYPLEDGQGNFGSIDGDSPAAMRYTEIRLTALAEELLNDLEKETVSYGPNYDDSLLIPTVLPSKFPNLLVNGSAGIAVGMATNIPPHNLGEVIDGCIHLIGNPDCQIEDLMQHIKGPDFPTSGVIAGREGILQAYKKGRGIVTIKAVAEIVQVKDREEIIITEIPYQVNKAKLIESMADLVRDKQIEGISDIRDESSREGMRIVVVLKRGENASVILNRLYKYTQMQTSFGIIMLALDAKNQPVTFDLKGMLEAFVDHRRDVVTKRCIFELKKAQERAHILEGLKKALDHIEEVIKTIRASKEANAAREALMSKFEFSERQAVAILEMRLQRLTGLERDKIIAELAELMKQIDWLKFVLSDVREIYKIIVGELEDLKKRYADPRRTQITGDLSDLEDEDLIADEQMVVTVTNTGLIKRIPVEEYRVQKRGGKGLKGMETKEEDYVTDIFSASTKTMLLVFTDKGKVYWCKVHRLPLGTRTSKGKSLANVVQLSNGESVRAILPVNEFSENKYAVMLTEKGVIKKTSLDAFANPRTAGIIALTTDLDDGVIDVKISDGQSDIFIATKEGMSIRFNEADVREMGRTARGVKAITLAKDDIVVAMEVLEKNTKDTILMVTSKGYGKRSETGEYRIQSRGGVGIITQKTTDKVGVVIGTKKVADNMELILSTDKGQVIRMKVTDISVLGRNTQGVRLINIDEKDETVTGVAVVAEDDTAAEETPAPEGAPH, encoded by the coding sequence ATGGAAAATAATCAAGAAGAAAAAGGCGTCACGTTAGTTGATATCAGCAAGGAAATGCGCGGAGCTTATCTGCAGTATTCCATGTCTGTGATCGTGGGCCGTGCCCTGCCGGATGTTCGTGACGGTCTAAAGCCGGTTCACCGCCGTGTCTTGTTTGCTCAAAGTGAAATGAACAACCGCCACAACAGACCTTACCTGAAGTCTGCCCGTGTGGTCGGCGACGTGATCGGTAAATATCACCCGCACGGTGATGCTTCCGTTTACGATACCATGGTTCGTATGGCCCAGGATTTCTCCCTGCGCTATCCGCTGGAAGATGGCCAGGGGAACTTCGGTTCCATCGACGGTGACTCTCCGGCAGCCATGCGTTACACCGAGATCCGTCTGACAGCTCTGGCAGAAGAGCTTCTGAATGATCTGGAAAAAGAAACTGTTTCTTACGGTCCGAACTACGATGACTCTTTGCTGATTCCGACGGTTCTTCCGTCGAAGTTCCCGAATCTTTTGGTGAACGGTTCTGCGGGTATCGCCGTGGGTATGGCGACCAACATTCCTCCGCACAATCTGGGTGAGGTTATCGACGGATGTATCCATCTGATCGGAAATCCTGACTGTCAGATTGAAGACCTCATGCAACACATTAAGGGTCCGGACTTCCCGACTTCAGGTGTGATCGCCGGTCGCGAAGGCATCCTGCAGGCTTATAAAAAAGGCCGCGGTATTGTGACTATCAAAGCGGTGGCTGAAATCGTTCAGGTCAAAGACCGTGAAGAGATCATCATCACCGAAATCCCATACCAGGTGAACAAAGCCAAGCTGATTGAAAGCATGGCGGACCTTGTTCGTGATAAACAAATCGAGGGTATTTCTGACATCCGCGACGAATCTTCCCGAGAAGGTATGCGTATCGTTGTTGTTCTGAAGCGTGGTGAAAACGCCAGCGTTATTCTGAACCGACTTTACAAGTACACTCAGATGCAGACGAGCTTCGGTATCATCATGCTGGCCCTGGATGCCAAAAACCAGCCAGTGACCTTCGACTTGAAAGGCATGCTGGAAGCGTTCGTGGATCACCGTCGTGACGTTGTTACGAAACGCTGTATCTTCGAATTGAAAAAAGCCCAGGAGCGAGCGCACATCCTGGAAGGTCTGAAAAAAGCCCTGGATCACATTGAAGAAGTGATCAAAACCATCCGTGCTTCCAAAGAGGCCAACGCCGCTCGTGAAGCCCTGATGTCGAAATTTGAATTCTCAGAAAGACAGGCTGTTGCGATCCTGGAAATGCGTTTGCAGCGTCTGACAGGTTTAGAGCGTGACAAGATCATCGCTGAACTGGCCGAGTTGATGAAACAAATCGACTGGTTGAAATTTGTTCTTTCTGATGTTCGCGAAATTTACAAAATCATCGTGGGCGAACTGGAAGACCTGAAAAAACGTTACGCCGATCCAAGACGCACCCAAATCACGGGTGACCTGAGCGATCTGGAAGACGAAGACCTGATTGCCGACGAACAAATGGTTGTGACTGTGACCAACACAGGCCTGATCAAGCGTATCCCGGTTGAAGAATACCGCGTGCAAAAACGTGGCGGTAAAGGCCTGAAAGGCATGGAAACCAAGGAAGAAGACTACGTTACAGACATCTTCTCTGCGAGCACCAAAACCATGCTGTTGGTGTTCACTGATAAAGGTAAAGTTTACTGGTGTAAAGTTCACCGTCTGCCTTTGGGCACCAGAACTTCCAAAGGGAAGTCTTTGGCGAACGTGGTTCAGCTTTCCAACGGTGAAAGCGTTCGTGCGATTCTGCCGGTGAATGAATTCAGCGAAAACAAATACGCAGTGATGCTGACTGAAAAAGGCGTTATCAAGAAGACATCTCTGGATGCCTTCGCGAACCCAAGAACCGCAGGTATCATCGCATTGACCACCGATCTTGATGATGGTGTTATTGATGTGAAGATCTCTGACGGTCAGAGCGATATCTTCATCGCGACCAAAGAAGGTATGTCCATCCGCTTTAACGAAGCAGATGTGCGTGAGATGGGTCGTACCGCCCGCGGTGTGAAAGCGATCACTTTGGCAAAAGACGATATCGTGGTGGCGATGGAAGTTCTTGAAAAGAACACCAAAGACACCATTCTGATGGTGACTTCCAAAGGTTACGGTAAACGTTCTGAAACAGGCGAATACCGCATCCAGTCCCGTGGCGGTGTGGGTATCATCACTCAGAAAACAACCGACAAGGTTGGTGTGGTTATCGGCACGAAGAAAGTCGCTGACAACATGGAGCTTATTCTTTCCACCGATAAAGGACAGGTTATCCGCATGAAAGTGACGGACATCTCGGTCCTGGGCCGTAACACTCAAGGTGTGCGCCTGATCAATATCGACGAAAAAGATGAGACCGTGACTGGCGTGGCGGTTGTGGCTGAAGACGATACGGCGGCGGAGGAAACTCCGGCTCCGGAAGGCGCGCCTCACTAA
- a CDS encoding phosphomannomutase/phosphoglucomutase: MFQPVIFREYDIRGVYNGQFDDNFAYLLGRAYVVYMKQSKNITNPTVALGCDARESSPAIIKNLAKGLMDSGAKVIHLGLVTTPVCYFATFELKVDGAVQVTGSHNPPEYNGFKISVGKGTIFGVEIQKLLHIIQKGEFIDGQGSEESFDIKPMYYARYAKEFGHIKDTKVVLDCGNGAGGSVVRGLFEACGLKPTILFEQPDGTFPNHHPDPTVEENLVDLKAQVLKEGAVAGIGFDGDADRIGVVDHTGRMVYGDELMVIISRAILAEQKGAKIIGDVKCSDRLYHDVAKHGGQPIMWKTGHSLVKEKIKVEKAPFGGEMSGHVFFADRNHGYDDAPYAALRLVEILAKTGKTIPQLLEGLPPAFNTPEIRIDTTEEKKVLIVEKMIEAFPAKEGADYKVDFTDGIRLSFADGWALCRSSNTQPVVVVRYESSSQAGLDAIRNRVEAIVNKYL, translated from the coding sequence ATGTTTCAACCCGTCATTTTTAGAGAATACGACATTCGCGGCGTCTATAACGGACAGTTCGACGACAACTTTGCTTACCTGCTGGGTCGCGCTTACGTCGTTTATATGAAACAAAGCAAGAACATCACAAATCCGACCGTGGCGTTGGGCTGTGATGCGCGTGAAAGCTCTCCGGCCATCATCAAGAATCTTGCAAAAGGTCTGATGGACTCCGGCGCGAAGGTTATTCACCTGGGTCTGGTGACCACTCCGGTTTGTTACTTCGCCACGTTTGAATTGAAAGTCGATGGCGCGGTTCAGGTCACTGGTTCGCACAATCCTCCAGAATACAACGGCTTTAAAATTTCTGTGGGTAAAGGCACCATCTTTGGCGTCGAAATCCAGAAGCTGTTGCACATCATTCAAAAAGGCGAATTCATTGACGGTCAGGGTTCTGAAGAATCCTTCGATATCAAGCCAATGTACTACGCACGTTACGCTAAAGAATTCGGCCACATCAAAGACACCAAAGTTGTTTTGGACTGCGGTAACGGTGCTGGCGGTTCTGTGGTGCGCGGCCTGTTTGAAGCCTGCGGTTTGAAACCAACCATCTTGTTTGAACAGCCAGACGGCACATTCCCGAATCACCACCCGGATCCAACGGTTGAAGAAAATCTGGTGGATCTGAAAGCCCAGGTTTTGAAAGAGGGTGCGGTTGCCGGTATCGGTTTTGACGGCGATGCGGACCGCATTGGTGTCGTCGATCACACCGGCCGCATGGTTTACGGTGATGAATTGATGGTGATCATTTCCCGCGCGATTTTGGCTGAACAAAAAGGCGCCAAAATCATTGGTGACGTGAAATGTTCTGATCGCCTGTACCACGATGTTGCCAAACACGGTGGTCAGCCCATCATGTGGAAAACCGGTCACTCTTTGGTGAAAGAAAAAATCAAAGTTGAAAAAGCGCCATTCGGTGGTGAGATGTCCGGTCACGTGTTCTTTGCCGACCGCAACCACGGTTATGACGATGCTCCTTACGCGGCTTTGCGTTTGGTGGAAATCCTGGCAAAAACCGGCAAAACCATTCCGCAGTTGCTGGAAGGTTTGCCACCGGCTTTCAACACTCCGGAAATCCGCATCGACACCACAGAAGAAAAGAAAGTTCTGATCGTTGAAAAAATGATCGAAGCTTTCCCGGCTAAAGAGGGTGCTGACTATAAAGTGGATTTCACTGACGGTATCCGTCTGAGCTTTGCTGATGGCTGGGCACTGTGCCGCTCTTCCAACACACAGCCGGTGGTGGTGGTTCGTTACGAATCCTCCTCCCAGGCGGGACTGGATGCGATCCGCAACCGCGTTGAAGCGATTGTGAACAAGTATCTTTAA
- a CDS encoding lysophospholipid acyltransferase family protein, whose product MLAHFHGDELALLSIVKRYRIATIASQSKDGELMATVLKWLGAKTSRGSSTRGGVQALKGLLRLVKDGGNCSFAVDGPKGPLHKVKPGVFELSRMIHGPIYAAGVACDRAIHFPKSWNKTFLPKPFAKVIIYWVGPMAPVSKEIDPRNPDLALELEALLHQARQQALKFIADNDAQC is encoded by the coding sequence GTGCTGGCGCATTTTCACGGGGATGAGCTCGCGCTTTTATCCATCGTAAAAAGATACCGTATCGCCACCATCGCTTCACAATCCAAAGACGGTGAATTGATGGCAACGGTGCTGAAGTGGCTGGGGGCAAAAACCAGTCGCGGTTCTTCCACGCGCGGTGGTGTGCAGGCCCTCAAAGGTCTTTTGCGTTTGGTAAAAGACGGGGGAAATTGCAGCTTTGCTGTGGATGGTCCAAAAGGCCCGTTACACAAAGTCAAACCCGGTGTGTTTGAACTTTCCCGCATGATTCACGGTCCGATTTACGCTGCGGGTGTGGCGTGTGATCGTGCGATTCATTTCCCCAAATCGTGGAATAAAACTTTTCTGCCCAAACCCTTCGCCAAAGTGATCATTTACTGGGTGGGACCGATGGCTCCTGTGAGCAAAGAGATCGATCCAAGAAACCCAGACCTTGCTCTAGAGTTAGAGGCTCTTTTGCACCAAGCTAGGCAGCAAGCTCTTAAATTCATTGCGGATAATGATGCTCAGTGCTAG
- a CDS encoding AtpZ/AtpI family protein, with translation MKKYIIFASIGFELVGLILGCFYLGQYLDQKYQTKGLIFAGLSLACLVGWLVRVVWLLNRIQKQDEKESESKKPPGTP, from the coding sequence ATGAAAAAGTATATAATCTTTGCATCCATCGGCTTTGAACTTGTCGGTTTGATCCTGGGATGTTTTTACCTTGGCCAGTATCTTGATCAGAAGTATCAAACCAAGGGTCTTATCTTTGCCGGATTAAGCCTGGCGTGTTTGGTGGGCTGGCTGGTCAGGGTCGTCTGGTTGCTGAATCGAATTCAGAAACAAGATGAGAAAGAATCAGAATCCAAGAAACCACCCGGGACGCCATGA
- a CDS encoding tetratricopeptide repeat protein: MIRALLVVLVLALSACSSQEEADFKQAQKSIAQGHHRIALGYLDRVIKRNSDSKFPLEAAREAARISFFEIKDFNKAINYHHYIVLHSTDEAERLESQKQIASIYFNNLQNYQMSIIEYSKLQQMPHTDLEAAQYKMNVARAQYYQNNFFQAESEIDSLLKLKSDDNIRFSGLMLKGNILVAKKDFKNAAAIFKELIDKYPDKAVQENVALTLAVCYEENLDFKSAIAVLEEHRGKYNPPEYIELRIKRLQERMKNAPGAKGFRK; the protein is encoded by the coding sequence ATGATCAGAGCCTTGCTGGTCGTCCTAGTCTTGGCTCTGTCCGCCTGCTCTTCGCAGGAAGAGGCGGACTTTAAACAAGCTCAAAAATCCATAGCCCAGGGTCATCATCGAATCGCCCTGGGTTATCTGGATCGGGTCATCAAAAGAAACAGCGACAGCAAATTCCCGCTGGAAGCCGCCCGCGAAGCCGCAAGAATTTCATTCTTCGAAATCAAAGACTTCAATAAAGCCATCAACTACCATCATTACATTGTTCTGCATTCAACCGATGAGGCGGAACGCCTTGAATCCCAGAAGCAAATCGCCTCGATTTATTTCAACAATCTGCAGAACTATCAGATGTCGATCATTGAATACAGCAAACTGCAACAGATGCCTCATACGGATCTGGAGGCGGCCCAGTATAAGATGAACGTGGCCCGTGCGCAGTACTATCAGAACAACTTCTTCCAGGCTGAATCCGAAATCGACTCTTTATTGAAACTAAAAAGTGACGACAACATCCGCTTTAGTGGTCTGATGCTGAAGGGTAATATCCTGGTGGCGAAGAAGGACTTCAAGAATGCTGCCGCGATCTTTAAGGAACTCATTGATAAGTATCCGGACAAAGCTGTTCAGGAAAACGTCGCCCTGACCCTGGCAGTTTGTTATGAGGAAAATCTGGATTTCAAAAGCGCCATTGCTGTGTTGGAAGAGCACCGGGGCAAGTACAACCCTCCTGAGTATATCGAACTGCGTATCAAGCGCCTGCAGGAGCGTATGAAGAACGCTCCGGGAGCGAAAGGGTTCAGGAAGTAA
- a CDS encoding peptidylprolyl isomerase, whose translation MKLVISILLLISATAFAQKSTDVVAQVGKKTITLEDFNKKYNEVKSQTINPPTKEQFLEDLVRYEMGVQEAEKRNLQKDPIVQDRFNQEMYKALLEKDIGQRVQKIQVSDAEMKAWYAKNPELRTSHILIEFKAGATPAQVAEAKKRATEIYEEVKKSKRPFEELVKLYSDDALSKQVGGDIGWQSRVTLVPNYYEAVVNMKVGEITGLIETQFGFHVIKLTGRRSFENANKRQIRAAVFDEKRKQVFNDYFERMKKSYPIKENKGLLK comes from the coding sequence ATGAAACTTGTAATCAGCATCTTGTTGCTCATCTCTGCGACCGCTTTTGCACAGAAATCCACGGACGTCGTGGCTCAGGTGGGTAAAAAAACTATCACGCTTGAAGACTTCAATAAAAAGTACAACGAAGTGAAGTCTCAAACCATCAACCCGCCTACCAAAGAACAATTCCTGGAAGACCTGGTTCGCTACGAAATGGGTGTTCAGGAGGCTGAAAAGCGCAACCTGCAAAAAGACCCTATCGTGCAGGACCGCTTCAACCAGGAGATGTATAAAGCCCTTCTGGAAAAAGACATCGGTCAGCGTGTTCAAAAGATCCAGGTTTCCGATGCTGAAATGAAAGCTTGGTACGCCAAGAATCCGGAACTTCGCACCAGCCATATCCTGATTGAGTTTAAAGCAGGGGCGACTCCGGCGCAGGTGGCTGAAGCAAAAAAACGTGCGACAGAAATCTACGAAGAGGTTAAAAAGAGCAAAAGACCATTTGAAGAGCTGGTTAAACTTTACTCTGACGATGCTCTTTCCAAGCAGGTTGGCGGCGATATCGGCTGGCAATCCCGCGTGACACTGGTTCCGAATTATTACGAAGCGGTGGTCAACATGAAGGTCGGTGAGATTACGGGGCTTATCGAAACTCAGTTTGGCTTCCACGTTATTAAACTGACCGGTCGCAGAAGCTTTGAGAACGCGAACAAACGCCAGATCAGAGCGGCCGTTTTCGATGAAAAAAGAAAACAGGTCTTTAACGACTACTTCGAAAGAATGAAGAAGTCTTATCCGATCAAAGAAAACAAAGGTCTTCTTAAATAA